The following proteins come from a genomic window of Coffea arabica cultivar ET-39 chromosome 11c, Coffea Arabica ET-39 HiFi, whole genome shotgun sequence:
- the LOC140016901 gene encoding uncharacterized protein, with the protein MKSSKERGNLSKAKNLAISMATKAGALARELKSIKSDLCFMQERCTLLEEENRRLRDGYSKGIRPEEDDLVRLQLEALLAEKSTGK; encoded by the exons ATGAAGAGCtcaaaagaaaggggaaacCTCAGCAAAGCGAAAAAT CTTGCAATTTCGATGGCAACAAAAGCTGGTGCCCTTGCAAGAGAACTGAAATCCATAAAATCAGATTTATGCTTCATGCAAGAGCGCTGCACTCTATTAGAGGAAGAAAACAGGAGGCTTCGTGATGGATATTCCAAAGGAATAAGACCAGAAGAAGATGATCTG GTAAGGCTTCAATTGGAAGCACTCCTTGCTGAAAAATCAACTGGGAAATGA